In Streptomyces sp. NBC_01381, the sequence TCCACATGCAGACCGATCTTCGCCATCTCCGACTTCGAGGTGTCCAGGACCTCGATGGCCAGCTTCTGCCGCTCCGTGACGATCTCCTCGACGGTCATGGAGCCGATGATGGAGCGGAGATGACCGGCGAAGATACGCCCGGTCAGGACGGACATCTGCCCCTGGTCGGAGAGGAAGCGCTGCCCCGCGTTGACGATGCTCTCCGTGTCGTTGCCGACCTTGAACGCGATGACGGCGCGCACGCTGAGGGCGATGCCCTGCCGGGTCACGCAGTTCTCGACTACCTCCGCCTCGCACATCGACAGGGTCAGGAAGCGGGTCTTGCGGAAGACGGGCAGCACGAACTTGCCATGCCCTGTCACCACACGGAACGGGGCGCCCCCGAGACCTCGCCTGCCACCCGAGATCAGCATCGCCTGGTCAGGGGCGGGAACGCGGTAACCGAACATGGATCGACTCTCCTCAACCTGCGTCGCCGGCACCGTCGCCGGTCAACGCGTCCAACGGGTCCAATGGATCAGCCCACTTGATGACATCGACCTGACGGCTGCCCCGCGACTCGATCACGAGCACGGCGGCGCCGTGCGGCAGCGGCTCGTCGGACCAGGCGAGAAACGTCTCGGAACCCCCGCGGATCCGCACCAGGACCTCGCCGGGCCCCGCGGATCCGCGGGTGCCGATGACGAGTTCACCGGTACAACCGATCACAGCCTCATCCGGCGCCACCATTTCGCGGCCGCCTCCCCCATGTCATGCAGGCTCTGTTCGCCTCAGACTTTACGCGCCCGGTGTGCCTGCGGCCCATGTGCTTGCATACGTCGATGAGTCCCGCCCAAGACCTTCGCATCCGTTCCCGTCACGCGTCCGACCTCGACGCCTGTGTGCGGGCCCTCGCCCAGGTGCACGCGCTCGACGGCTACCCGACCGACTGGCCGGAGCGGCCCGCCGACTGGCTGGCCACGCCCGGCCCCGTCGGGGCCTGGGTCGCCGAGCTCGACGGGCGGATCGCCGGGCACATCGTGCTCAGCCCCGGCGCGCCGGACGACGTGGCGCCCGCGCTGTGGGGCAAGCGCGCGAGCGGGGAGGCGACTGCCGTGGTCAGCAGGCTCTTCGTCGCACCGGATGCCCGTGGGCACGGCATCGGGGCGCGGCTCCTGGAGCGCGTGGTGGCGGAGGCCGGGGAGCTGGGGCTCCATCCGGTCCTGGACGTCGTCGCGTCCGACACCTCGGCGACAGCGCTCTACGAACGTACGGGCTGGCGCTTTCTCGGTACGGGTGAGCAGTGCTGGGGCCCGCAGCGGTGGGTCACGGTGCGGTGTTACGCGGCACCGGCTCCTGCCCCGTCCCCCAGCTGAGCCACCGCGTCCCGCAGCGCGCCGACAAGACCCCGCAGCGCGGGACTGTCCGGCGCACCGCCGCGCACCGCCGCGTAGATCGAGCGGATCGGCACCGGGTTGTGGACCGGGCGTACGACCACGCCGGAGTGGTGGGCGTCCAGGCCCAGTTGGGGGACGAGGCTGACGCCGAGACCGGCGGCGACGAAGCCCTGCGCCGTGGCGTAGTCGCCGCTCTCCACCACGAAGTCCGGGCTGTAGCCGGCCGCGCCGCAGGCTTCGAGGATCGGGTCGAGGCAGGGGCCCGGCGATTCGCTGGCGACCCACGGCTCCTCGGCGAGGTCCGTCAGTTCGAGCAGCGGCTTGGCGGCCAGGCGGTGTCCCGCGGGCAGCACCGCGTGGTACCGGTCGTCCAGGAGATGGATGAACCGCACGCCGTCCACGTCGAGTTGGCCGCCGGGACGGACCACGAGCGCGATGTCGGCCTGCCGGCCTTGCACATCCGGCATCGGGTCGTCCGGGTCGGACAGCTTCAACTCGACCTTCACCCGCGGCTGTTCGCGCCGCAGCGCGGCGATCGCGGGCGCCACAAGGGCCGTGCCCGCCGTGGTGAAGTACCGCATCGAGACCCGCCCCGTCCGCCCGGCCCGCAGCTCGGCGAGGGCGGTCTCCGCCTCGGCGACGTGCTTGCCGATCGCCACCGCGTACTCGGTGAGCAGCCGCCCGGCGTCCGTCGGCCGCACCCCGCGTCCGGTCCGCTCCAGGAGGGCGATGCCCGCCTCCTTCTCCAGGGCGGCCATCTGCTGGCTGACCGCGGAGGGCGTGTACCCGAGGTTCCGTGCGGCGGCGGTGACGGAGCCACTGGTGACCACCGCCCTGAGCACCTGCATGCGCCGGATATCAAGCATGTAGCCCAGCTTAATCCTGCCCCGGAACGATTTCGTACAACTAACGAGATCGATGCCCCGGCGCTGGATAGGGTCGGCGCCGGGTGCCACACAACTGCCCGTGTCACGAACGAAGGAGCGGAAGATGTCCTATCCGGAGCCGCGCTACCTCGGCGAAAAGGGCGAAGTCAACGCGGTGTTCAGGTCGGCCGACCAGGAGCCCGAACTGGTCGGCGCCGGCGGCAACCGCACGCACTACCTCGCGACGCACGCCTCGACCGGCGGCGAATTCGGCCTCTACAAGGTGGACTTGGGCCCCAGGTCCCCCGGCCCGAGCACCCACTTCCACAAGTCGATCTCGGAGTCCTTCTTCATCCTGTCCGGCCATGTGCAGCTCTACGACGGCGACCGCTGGGTCACCGCGGGAGCCGGCGACTTCCTCTATGTGCCGGTCGGCGGGCTGCACGCCTTCAAGAACGACAGCGACGACCCCGCCTCCATGATCATGCTCTTCTCGCCGGGCGCCCCGCGCGAGGAGTACTTCGAGAAGGTGGCGGAGATGGCCCAGAAGGGCGGCGAGGAATTCGGCGAGTTCCTCGTCAAGCACGACAGCTTCTTCGTCTAGGTATTCGTCTGGGCAAGTGAGAGCCGTCTCGGAATGAGAGCCGCCCTGCCCGTCCTGGTGCGGCCCGCCCAAATTGCGGGCCCCGTCGGCCGGCGGGATGCTGGAGAGGTCAGCTCTGCGGCTGACGGGGGGCGCCAGGACGCCGGCGCACGAGCTCGGGTGGGGCAGCGGTCCGCGTATCGGCGTATCGGCAAGGAGCGACCGTCATGGACGGCACCACCCTCGACGACATGAGAAACGCTCTGCGCGGCCCGGTGATCGGCCCGCAGGACTCCGCGTACGACGACGCCCGCAAGATCTACAACGCGATGATCGACAGGTATCCGGCCGCCATCGTGCGCTGCTCGGATGCGGCGGACGTGATGGCCGCCGTCGACTTCCTCCGCGAACGGGACCTGGAGCTCGCAGTCCGGGGCGGCGGCCACAGCGGCGCGGGGCTCTGCGAGGTCGACGACGCCGTCACCATCGACCTGTCGCCGATGCGCTGGGCCCGCGTCGACCCCGTCGCGCGGACGGCCCGCGTCGGCGGCGGCAGCCAGCTCGGCGACCTGGACCACGCCGCGCACGCGTTCGGCCTCGCCACCCCCACCGGAATCATGTCGACGACGGGCGTCGGCGGCCTCACCCTCGGCGGCGGCCACGGCCACCTCACCCGCAAGTACGGCCTGACGATCGACAACCTCATCGCCGCGGACGTCGTGCTCGCCGACGGCAGCTTCGTCGTCGCGAGCGAGTCGCAGCACCCCGACCTGTTCTGGGCCCTGCGCGGCGGCGGCGGGAACTTCGGCATCGTCACGTCGTTCCGCTTCCGCCTGCACCCGGTGGGCGACGTGGTCGTGGCGGTGACCCTGTGGCCGGCCGACCAGACCCGCGAGGTCCTGCGCTGGTACCGCGATTTCCTTCCCCAGGCGCCGGAGGACCTGAACGGCTTCTTCGCCGCACTCGCCGTCCCGCCCGCCCCGCCGTTCCCGGAGGAGATCCACGGCCACCGGATGTGCGGCGTCGTGTGGTGCTGGCTCGGCGACCCGGAGGACGCCGACGACGCCCTCGCCGCCGTGCACGAACCGGGAAAGCCGATCTTCCACTTCACGGCGCCGATGCCGTACCCGGCGCTGCAGAGCATGTTCGACGAGCTGATCCCCACCGGCCTGCAGTGGTACTGGCGCGGCGACTTCTTCGACCGGATCACCGACGGCGCCGTCGACGTGCACGCCAAGTACGCCGAGAACCTCCCCACCGACCTGTCGACCATGCACCTCTATCCCGTCGACGGAGCCGCCGCCCGCGTCGACGAGGAGGACACCGCGTGGGCGTACCGCGACGCGGTCTGGTCCGGAATCATCGGCGGCGTCGACCCCGACCCGGCGAACGCGGAGACGATCAGACAGTGGTGCGTCGACTACTGGGAAGAGCTGCACCCGCACTCGATGGGCGGCGCCTACGTGAACTTCATCGGCGACGGCGAGGGCCAGGACCGCGTGAAGGCCACCTACCGCGACCACTACGCCCGCCTCACGGGCATCAAGAACGCCTACGACCCGGCCAACTTCTTCCACGCCAACCAGAACATCGAGCCGGACCGGTGACGAGCCTGACGCCCGAGGACTGCGCGGTCGTCATCGGGCGCCCGGCAGCAACCATTCGCCAAGCGCTCATCACCTCGACTCCCGTACACGGGAGTTGGCGACCAGGAAGAGCGACAAGCGGTGGAGTCGCTCACACGGGCTGCCAACGCTGCCAACGATGAATTCGGACCCGAAGGACGCACGATGCGGACATGAACCGCCGGCTCACGCCTGCGCTGCCTCACGGAGCGAGGCGATGGTCTGGTCCCCGGCACGCCGGAGCGCACCGGGAGGGTGACGCTCCGTCAGACCATGTCGTGCACCGCGTGTGATGCCGGTTCACGGTGAGCGCGTTGCTCGCGGACCACTGTGAGGATGACGTCCCGCAACCGCTCGAAGTACAGCCGCATGTTCTTGTAGGCGGCGTCGGTTTCGGGGTAGCGACAGGCGAACCACAGGCCTTCTTGGAGTCGGTTGAGCCAGACGCACACCTGGTCGCCGTAGGACACCCTGATGAGTCCGTAAGCCGTCAGCTCGTCCCAGCGCTCCGACCCGGGGATGCCTCGCGCGTCGACGTACGAGACGATCGAGTACAGGTCGGGCGAGGTCGGGCGGAAGTCCGAGCCGAGCAGGCGCAGTACTCGGGCGAGAGGCATACGTGCCAGCGACCTGTTGGCCCGCAGCTCGGCACGCACGGCTGTCAGGGCAGCGGGGAAATCGAGTGCCTGGTCCATGGGGATCTCGATCGGCGCGCCACCGACGTACCAGCCCACGGAGTCGCACCACGTCGACTTCACCCGGGTGTGGAACGGCATGACGGCGCGGTAGACGGGCTGTCCGCCGATCTCGTGGACGATGAGGCTGGTGGCGGCCAGGATGCCGACGAGGCTGCCACCGAAGGGTCGGCAGTACTCCTCGAACTCCGCGGCGGTGTCCGCGTCGACGAGCATCTCGCGCATGAGCTTCTGCGTGGGCAGGGGCCCGCCGGGCTTCAGACCGAGTTCGACGGGGAAGTTGGGCAGCTTCCCGTCGCACCGCCGGATGAACTCCCGCCAGCGGCCGACGATCGCGTGAGTGTCGTCGATCCGGTCCGCTTCCGCCCGCTCGATCTCGCAGAAGTCGACGTAACTGCCGACGGGCGGCTCCTGCACGGGGCGGCCCTCGACGGCTGCCGCGTAGAGCTCGTGGATGTCGGCGGGGAGGCGTTGGATGGAGTAGGCATCGACGTTGCTGTGGTCGAAGGCCATGTACACGCTGGCGCCGTCGTCCCTGATGACCGCCGTGTAGAGGAAGTTGGGCCAGCTCAGCGCGTTCGCGGCGGCGTCGAAACGGTCCTGCAGGTGCTGGACGAGCTGCTCCGCGTCGGGGAAGTCGCCGACCACCTCGCGGTGGAGTGACACGGCCTCGGTGTCGAGCGTGAACCGGCGCATCTCGTCGCCGTCCCAGCGGAAGCCGCTGCGCAGCGTCTCGTGCCGGAGCGTCCAGCCGCGCAGCGCGTCCTGCAGTGCGTCGAGGTCGACCCTGCCCGGGATATCGAATGCCGTACCGAGCCAGGTCGGCACGAACAGGCCGTCCTCCCGCACGGATCGGGCGGTCCTGATGTGCGACTCCTGGACGTACGCCGGCGGCCGGGGGTCCTCCGGAAGGCCCGCCGCCGCCGTGACGGTCGCCGGACTGAGCGCCCACTCGACAAGCCGTCCGGGCCGGACCTCACAACGCTGGATGTCGGTCATTCGCACGGGCGTCTCCGTTCGCAGTTGGAGCCCTGATCGGGTGGACCCGATCAAGGGAATGCCGTGAATGCGAACAGAGTCTCCTGGAACATGATGTTTTCCCACCTTTGAGTGGATTAAGTGATCGGCGGGTGTGAGCCAATTGGGCTGCCTGGCAACCGGTGGGGTCGACCCAGGCGTTTCAGCCCACGAGCCGGTCGCGCTTGAGGGCGCGCAGTTCCTTCTGGCCCAGGCCGAGGGCCTACTTCTCGTACGCGGTGAGGGAGCCGTTCTTCGAATGGAACTCGTTGAACCCGGAGTTGAGGCACTCGGGGGGTGCCCCTACGGGTTTGGTCAAGCTGTTGGGGCGGGTTGCGGGTCGTAGCTTCGCCGGCCAGGTCGTCGTCGAAGCCGACGATTCGCCGCATGGTCAGGCCGGCAGATAGGCGACCGGGTAGCCCAAGTCCCGGGCCACCGCCAGCGGCAGAGCACCGATCGAGGCCGGTTGGTCCACGACTGCCATCACGGTCTGGTGCTTGGCCTGCAGCTTGCCGAAGGCTTTCTTCCCGGCCGGAGTGATGGCGGTGGCGTGGTGTTCACCCTTGCCCACGTCCAGCCCGAGGAAAGCGCCGATGTCGCCGATGTCGCTGACGTCGATCACGTGCGTCCTCCGGTCATCCTCACCCGGCCGTCCCACAGCATCGATCGCCACATCCACATGACGAAAATCCTCCCGACCTTCAGCGTCCCCGTATGCACCCAAGTCCGCGCTTGGACACGGGACATGCGCCAGCTTGGAATCCCCCGGATAACTACTGCTAGTGTTCGCCCGGTCACGGTAGGCAATCAGCCTCAACGTACAGGCAATGAAGGACCGAGGTTCCATGGGTAAGTTTCAGCAGGCAGCCATGATCGCAGCGGTAGCGGCCGGCGGTCTGTCCGCCATCGGCGTCGCCGCCGGTACCGCCTACGCCGACGGCAATGCGAAGGCGTCCGACCTCTACCGCCCCTACCAGGAGTGCAGTCCGCAGACGGGGGGCGAGGCCAACGTCCCGCTCGCCGTGCTCGGTCTCGCCGAGACCTTCGACACCACCTGCGGCCAGTACAACAACGCCTTCACCACTCGGCTCTCTGACTGAGGTCGGCGGCGTAATCGTGCACGACGCTCCGCGCGAGCGGGGTCGCCCCTGAAGGGGCGCGTCGCACGGCGGACGTCGCGGAAGTCGCCCTCTGCAGCATCGCGTTCCTCGGCGCCGGTACCTCCCGCACTGACGGAGGTACAGGCGGCGACTATCGGCTCGGCGCGAAATGGACCCGAACGTCCCGGACATGGGTCGGACGCCGGAGCCCGCCCCTCCGATATCCCCAGGGCCCGGCGCGGCCGGTTGGCCGCGCGGGGCGCCCGGGGTACCCCCCACAAAGGAAACGCATAAATGTTCAGCACGAAGCAGATCGCGGCCGCCTCGGGGCTACTTGGCAGCCTCGTCGTGACCTTTACCAGCGGCGCCCAGGCGTCTGCCGCGGGCGCCTGCCCTGTCGACAGTCAGGGCAACACCACCTGCGTCCAACGGACCATCGTGTCGCCCGAGGGTGAACGGTTCGTCATCCGCTCGGACAAGTGCACGCCGGTGCAGCCCTTGACGTTGCCCGTCGTCGGCCTTCTGAGCGGTGGGCAGACGCGGCTCGGGCCCGAGGTGACCTGTAACCCCAACTCGCCCAACACGACGCCGGCACCCGTCAACTCGGCACCCGAAAACAGTGACGAGGTTCCGGTGGGACTGGTGCGCCTGCTGGGCTGAGCCCCGGGCGGAACCTTCTGGCGCCTTCCTCACCTTTCAAGCAGCGGATGGCCGGACCGGGGTAACCGGGGCCGGTCATCCGCTGCTTCTGCGTCCGCGCGTCGGCGGGCAAACGGGTGACTGTCCCTCACCTCCCGTGACTCGACCCCGAGGCAGTGTCGTTTCAAGGGAGAGCGGTGAGCCCACGACCAGCAGCCTTACCAGCCGCCTCATCCCCCTTCGAGTCCGCGGCCGGGCGGACGGAGGGGTGCCTCGCAATAGGCCGACACGCACAAAAAGGACCCAAGATCCCAGATGGCTACGATGCGTGTGTATATGCTCACATTAAGTAGTCAAGCCAGGGCGTCACGCCCAGCTAAGAAAGGGTCAAACTATGCGCAAGTTTCAGCGGGCCGCGGTTGTAGCCGCAGCGGTCGCAGGGCTCTCCACCCTCGGCGCCGGCATCAGCTTCGCTCACGGCGGCGACGACGGTGGGATCACCGCGATTGCTTCCTCGCAAGCCAACGCCGTGGCCAACTGGGGCGGCCCGCAGGGTCACCCGCACGGTGGCCCCCAGGCGGCTCCGTGGTTCGCGCCGCAGAACGGTGTCAGCTACACGCCGCAGGGTCACCACGGGTAAAGAAGCGCCGAGGGCCCGATGCGCAAGTTTCAGCGGGCTGCGGTCGTAGCCGAAGCGGTAGCGGGGCGAGTGGCTCCGTACCCCACGCCACAGTGGGCCCCATAAGCCGTTTCGCAGGTTCCGCGCCGCAGCCCGCACGCTGGTCGGCCCAGCAATCAGTCGCCTTGCGGACCATCGCGTCGCGCATCGCCTCGGAGCGCCACAACAGGCGCATCGACGTCTGCCAGAACACGGTAGGCACCGTACGCAAGTCGCACGATCTGAATGTCCATGTCCTGGATCAGCTCGGGCGGCTCAACGGTGTGCTGGACAACACCCTCAACAGCAAGGCAGCCCGGGCGCAGCAACCCCACGAGGGTGCGCGCCCGGGCTGCATCAAATGCCGTCGCCGGACGCAGCTGAAGACGCGTCAGGCGCTGGATCCCGTTAGTCGGAAGTTTTCCACGGCTCGGGCGCACGCCGATCAACGGCCCTGGCGCCCGGGCCTCGATTGTAAGGAGCGCAGCACATGTTCAGTCGGCAGAAGATCGCAGCCGTCTCGGGGCTCCTCGGAAGTCTCGCCGTAATCTGCGTCGGCGCCGAGCAGGCGTACGCCCATGAACGCCCAGGCGACTGCAAGACCAACGTCGCCAAGGGCGAAACCATCTGCATTCGCAAGAGCGAGACCGTCCACACCGACAAGCACGGCAGGTTTGTCGTCAGGCAGACGCAGGAATGCGAGACGGTCAGCCAGCCGCCCTATCCGTTGCCCAACGACAACGCGCTGAGCAAAGGATCCAAGCACGTCGGGCCGATTCTGGAATGCTCCAACAAGGCGCCCCTGCCCAAGGGTTTCAAGCGACCTCACTTCACGTTCTGAGGCGCAATCGGCGAATGTCGGGCCGGGATCCGCTCCCGGTCCGACATTTTGGATTTCCGGGATGACGTTCGACCGGAACCATCCCGTTCCTCGGCGATATGGGCCAGGGATTCCCGGCGATATAAAAACCTCGGTGCCACGGCCCGTGGCCGCGGCACCGAGGAAGCTTCCGACTTACTTGCCTACGCTGTTGTCGCAGCCCATGCTCGAGCCCAGAGAGGTCTCCTGCGCGCCCGAGTTGCCCTCGCCGTTCAGCAGGTTGCCGCCCAGGCCGTTGAGGATGCCGACCTGACCGAGGACGTCGATGTTCTGGTCGTGCGACCTGCAGGTGGTGCTCTGATTGATCTTGAGGTCATTGCCGTGCTTGCCCGAGCCCAGGCCGCCCCCGCCATCGGCGTGGGCGGTGCCGACACTCAGGAGTCCGACGCTGCTGAGGGCAGCGACCAGGACGGCGGCCTTGCGGAGCTTGTGCATGTCATCTCCGGTGAAGTGAGGTGAGTGCGATCTGCGATAGATCGACTTCGTTCAATTACGGAGACTAATAAGAAATATCCCCACACCATCGTGCGGCGCGCCGAATTCGGGGAATCCTCACCACCTTGGCCGATGGTCGGGAAATACCGTGCCCCGTGAGTGAATCGCGTCATTGGCACCAGGCCCCGTCGGCTCGGCCGCCGCCAACAATGCCGACCTGCTTGTCATTTCGACACAGGCACAGAAGAAGGCCCCGGCGCCGCGCCTGGAGGCTTGGTGCCGGGGCCATTTTCCCGCTCTCGGCCGTCTATGCGACCGTCACGGGCTTAGAAGGCGCTGTTGTTGCAGCCCATGCTCGAACCGAGGTGGGTGTCCTGCGCGCCCGGGTTGCCCTCGCCGTTGAGCGCGTTGCCCAGCAGGCCGTTGAGCAGCCCGACCTGGCCGAGGACGTCGAGGTTCAGGTCGTGCGACTTGCAGTTGGAGCTCTGGTGGATGTCGAGCTTGCCACCCTTGCCGTGGCCGCCGCCGTCGTTGGCGTGGGCGGTGCCGGCGCTCAGGAGTCCGACGGTGCTGAGGGCAGCGACCAGGACGGCAGCCTTGCGAAGCTTTTGCATGTCATCTCCGGTGGAGTGAGGTGAACGCGATCTGTAACAGATCGACTTCGTACAGTGATGGGAGATTAGTACGAAATACCCGCAAAACGGACTGCGACGCGCCGGATCTCGCGATCTTGTCGCGGAAGCATCCTGAAGCCGCATCGCACAACGAACGGGCCCTTCGGGGGCGATCCATCCCCGAAGGGCCCGTGCTGGGCGTTGGTGTCCGGCCGTCCGGCTGCCCTAGCTTTGGGCGCTCGCGGCGGCGTTCGCCTGGCTGTTGGCCTGGGTGCAGTCGACACCCCGGGTCTCGGCGGCGGCGAGCAGGGCGACCGGGAGATTCGCATCGAGCAGGGACTGCGGGCTGCACTCCTGGTACGGACGGAAGAGGTTGTGCTGGTTCTGCCCCTGCGCCTGCGCCTGTGCCTGCCCCTGCCCCTGCGCCTGGGGCGGCTGCGAGGAGAGCTCCGGGCTGATCTGGGGGTTCAGTTGGGGGCTGACCTGGGGGCTGACCTCGGCGGGCCGCTGCGGCGCCGCCTGCTGCGGGGTCGACGAGCCGGAAGTCTGCACACTGGCCTGCGAGTTGGTCATCGAGGCGGCCTGGGCGTCCGGCTGCGTGGCGGGGGGCGGAACAGCACCGTTGTATGTAACGGGAGTGGCGCCGATGGCGGAACCGGCACCGATGGCGGACAGACCGCTGGCAGCTGCGACGACGAGCGCGACCTGTTGAAACTTGCGCATGGAACCCTCGGCCCTTCATTGACCTGTGTTTGGAACGTACTGAAATGCTGATGAGACCAGTGCAGTTGTTGCTGTTCTTGCTGCCTCGTGCGGCTGTGATGGACCATCGTTCTAGCCGAGTGGGGAACGAGAACAGTACGGGCCCAGTCACGGGAGCCGGGGTGTGGTCACCCATTTGCCACAGGGTGTGAACCATCAGCGGAACGCCGGTCAGCCGGGGCCACATCGGACGGGAACAAAGCCGTTAATCCGATCGATCGCAAACGGGTGACGGAGTTTTGGGTCCCGTGACCGAGCCGGAGGAAATGTCGTTGCCAACTGGGAGAGGGCAGCGATCACGAATCCAGCAGAGAGACTCTGTCGGCTCCGGCGTGAAGTCCACGTGACAGCCCAGGATTGCCCTGTTGGGGCGCAGTACGAACATCAGGCTGGGCGCACGCAGGGCTGCACTCAAATACAACGGATTTCCCTGCACAGGTATTGAAGGGCCGAGGGTTCCATGCGAAAGCTTCACAAGGCCGTGCTCGTCGCAGCAGCGGCCGGCGGTCTGTCCGCCATCGGCGCCGGCGTCAGCCATGCCGACTCTCCCGTCGGGTACAGCGGCGCTCCGGCGCCTGCGCCCGATTACCCGGCGCCCCAGGCGGCAGCGCCCGCACCCGTGTACCAGCAGCCTGCGCCCCAGGCGCCAGCGCCCGCACCCGTGTACCAGCAGCCTGCGCCCCAGGCGCCAGCGCCCGCACCCGTGTACCAGCAGCCTGCGCCCCAGGCGCCAGCGCCCGCACCCGCCCCGCAGTGGCAAGCACCCCAGGCGCCAGCCCCCGCACCCGCCCCGCAGCAGAGCGGTTACGCCTCCGCCTCGGCCGTGTCGAGTGGCACTGCACACGCCTCCGGCTCGCCGTACGCCGCGCAGCATGCCGCCCCTCAGCAGCAGCCGGCGCCGGTCCTGCCGCAGGCCGCCCCGCAGCCGGCGCCGCAGGTCAACCCGCAGACGTCGCCGCAGGTCATGCCGCAGGTAGCCCCGCAGGTCGCCCTGCCCCAGGCCTTCCAGCCGGAGCCCGCGCCGCGTGTCGCCCCGCAGGTGAACCCGCAGGTGAACCCGCAGGTGAACCCGATCATCAATCCGCTGCTCGCGCCCGGCGCACCGCAGGTATCCCCGGTCGGCCTCGGACAGGTCGCGGCGCCTCCGGTGGGCCAACTCGGTCTGCCCCGACTCGGCTGATGGCCTCCCCGCAGTTGTCCACCCTCCCAACTCGATCTGCTGCAGATCAGATCCGTTCGACCAATGGAGAAAGAATGCGCATGCTTCAGAAGGCCGTCATCGTGGGCGCCGTCCTCGGCGGTGTAGGTTCCTTCGGCGCCGGCACCGCCCTCGCACACGGCGAGGCGGGGGCACACGACGGTTTCGACGTCACGCAGGGCATCGAGTGTCGCTCGCACGACATGAACATCGACGTGCTCGGCAGCGTCGGCGCCCTCAACGGGGTGCTGGCCAACGCGCTCAACGGCGAGGGCAGCCCGGGTGCACAGCCCAACCACCTCGGTTCGGACATGGGCTGCAACAGCCAGGCGTTCTGAGCCAGCCGCGCTACACGCTCCTCCCTCAAGGCCCTCCCCTCTTCATGTTCTTTGCGGTCCTGCGAGAGGTCCGCTGACCTCCGGGCCCGGCATATGGCTGCTCCCCCGGCCGATCGGATGGCCTGGGGTGGTGTCACCGGGCCCGAGAGGTGCCGTGGAGACGTGATGAGAGGTTCGACTGCCGCCCGGCCAGGTCGCGGGCGGCAGGTCTATTTCCAACGCGGCTGGTGTGAGGTGGCCGCCTGGCCGAGAGCCCCTTGCCGGGAACGGGGTACGGTCCCCTAGGACTCGTCTGCGGGCACTTGCCCCAACCGCCCCGCCTTGAAGTCATCAAACGCCTGGGCCAGTTCGGCGTGGCTGTTCATCACGAACGGCCCGTAGTGCGCCATCGCCTGATCCATCTGCGGGCAGAAACGACCAAGTTTCAGCGGTTCAGGGAAGTCGCCTCCCGTCTTCCACCAGGTACTCGTAGAAGGAACGTACGGCCACCAGGCGTTGCTCGACAGTCGCGTTCGCCAGACCCATCTCCGGATGCAGCGGCGCCTTCGCTGATCGCTGGCAGGGCCGTTCGAGCATGTCCCCGATCCAGCCAGCGACCGTGTCAGTACCGGCCAGTACGGGATCAGCCACCGGCGGGCCTGTTGATGTTTGGCGAGCGTGGGGAACTTGCCCCACGGCATGGGGGCCATGGCGACAGGCCAGCCCCGCTCGGTTCCACATCAGGCGCTACCTGCTGCACGACTTCCTGCCGTACACCGCCGTG encodes:
- a CDS encoding GNAT family N-acetyltransferase — its product is MSPAQDLRIRSRHASDLDACVRALAQVHALDGYPTDWPERPADWLATPGPVGAWVAELDGRIAGHIVLSPGAPDDVAPALWGKRASGEATAVVSRLFVAPDARGHGIGARLLERVVAEAGELGLHPVLDVVASDTSATALYERTGWRFLGTGEQCWGPQRWVTVRCYAAPAPAPSPS
- a CDS encoding LysR family transcriptional regulator, whose amino-acid sequence is MLDIRRMQVLRAVVTSGSVTAAARNLGYTPSAVSQQMAALEKEAGIALLERTGRGVRPTDAGRLLTEYAVAIGKHVAEAETALAELRAGRTGRVSMRYFTTAGTALVAPAIAALRREQPRVKVELKLSDPDDPMPDVQGRQADIALVVRPGGQLDVDGVRFIHLLDDRYHAVLPAGHRLAAKPLLELTDLAEEPWVASESPGPCLDPILEACGAAGYSPDFVVESGDYATAQGFVAAGLGVSLVPQLGLDAHHSGVVVRPVHNPVPIRSIYAAVRGGAPDSPALRGLVGALRDAVAQLGDGAGAGAA
- a CDS encoding cupin domain-containing protein; protein product: MSYPEPRYLGEKGEVNAVFRSADQEPELVGAGGNRTHYLATHASTGGEFGLYKVDLGPRSPGPSTHFHKSISESFFILSGHVQLYDGDRWVTAGAGDFLYVPVGGLHAFKNDSDDPASMIMLFSPGAPREEYFEKVAEMAQKGGEEFGEFLVKHDSFFV
- a CDS encoding FAD-binding oxidoreductase gives rise to the protein MDGTTLDDMRNALRGPVIGPQDSAYDDARKIYNAMIDRYPAAIVRCSDAADVMAAVDFLRERDLELAVRGGGHSGAGLCEVDDAVTIDLSPMRWARVDPVARTARVGGGSQLGDLDHAAHAFGLATPTGIMSTTGVGGLTLGGGHGHLTRKYGLTIDNLIAADVVLADGSFVVASESQHPDLFWALRGGGGNFGIVTSFRFRLHPVGDVVVAVTLWPADQTREVLRWYRDFLPQAPEDLNGFFAALAVPPAPPFPEEIHGHRMCGVVWCWLGDPEDADDALAAVHEPGKPIFHFTAPMPYPALQSMFDELIPTGLQWYWRGDFFDRITDGAVDVHAKYAENLPTDLSTMHLYPVDGAAARVDEEDTAWAYRDAVWSGIIGGVDPDPANAETIRQWCVDYWEELHPHSMGGAYVNFIGDGEGQDRVKATYRDHYARLTGIKNAYDPANFFHANQNIEPDR
- a CDS encoding condensation domain-containing protein, encoding MRMTDIQRCEVRPGRLVEWALSPATVTAAAGLPEDPRPPAYVQESHIRTARSVREDGLFVPTWLGTAFDIPGRVDLDALQDALRGWTLRHETLRSGFRWDGDEMRRFTLDTEAVSLHREVVGDFPDAEQLVQHLQDRFDAAANALSWPNFLYTAVIRDDGASVYMAFDHSNVDAYSIQRLPADIHELYAAAVEGRPVQEPPVGSYVDFCEIERAEADRIDDTHAIVGRWREFIRRCDGKLPNFPVELGLKPGGPLPTQKLMREMLVDADTAAEFEEYCRPFGGSLVGILAATSLIVHEIGGQPVYRAVMPFHTRVKSTWCDSVGWYVGGAPIEIPMDQALDFPAALTAVRAELRANRSLARMPLARVLRLLGSDFRPTSPDLYSIVSYVDARGIPGSERWDELTAYGLIRVSYGDQVCVWLNRLQEGLWFACRYPETDAAYKNMRLYFERLRDVILTVVREQRAHREPASHAVHDMV